In Leptolyngbya sp. NIES-2104, the genomic window CGAGCTTGATCAATCGATCAATCGACTGCACTGGAATAGTTTGCTGAACTTTCTAAATGAGCAGATTTCTGAACAGCCAACGTGGTCAGACTTTGCCGTATTTGCAGAAACCGCGATCGAGTTTCCATTATTGCTCGATCGAATTCCCGCACATCTCGAAGCTTATGACTCTTCATTGTGGGGTTCAGCGTTCCATCTCTACAGTAGTCTTGCTTTTAACCGCGATTCTGCATAATTTCGATCCGCTGTTCGGGCGCAGTTTGCTTTAATTCTGTGGGTTGAATCACTGTTGCATCAACATCAGACCCCCACTCTTTCTGCAAAGCTTGGAGGAGTAGATCTTGCTGATGTCGCAGTTCGAGAATATCTGTACCGCGATTAATGATGGCAAACCAGACTAAACCGCGATCGCGAGTCGGAACAACGCCAGCTAGTGCACTCACTTGATTTAAGGTTCCAGTTTTAATCACAGAGTGTTTTGGAATGGTACGATTTTCCATTGTTCCGTCGAGATCAACTCCGGAGGTTGGGAAAAAATCAGCGATCGATAAGTTCAACGGGTGCATCATTCGCTCGATCGCAGCAAACATCGCACAAGCTGCATGAGGTGATATTCGATTGTCTGTTCCGAGTCCAGATCCGTTTACTAACCGCAATTCATCAGGTGAAATATTCGCAGCTTGAGAAGCTTTTTCAATCACAGTCTTTGCACCTCCCAGATTGTCCGCTAACAGTTGTGACATCTCATTCTGACTGTGAACATTGAGATACTTGAGCAATTGAACTAAGGGAAGCGATCGGTATTTCAATAAAACTTGTGTTGGATTCGCTGATCCAGTCTGCACATTGCCTTTTATTTCGATCGTCGGGCGGATCATTTCCTTAGCACCGAACTCATCTCGAATCTCCTCATCCCAAATTTTAGAGTTCAAAGCTTTTTTCAGAAGTTCACCGGATTTAGCGGCTTCATCTCGAAAGCTCATCATAAAGCTTTCGGTGATGATTAGATTGCCTGAAACGCGCTTAATTCCTTGTTTTTGAAGCGCGTTACCAATTGCGATCGCATCCTCCCACCCAAACAATGGATCACCGCCGCCTTGAATAATCAAATCGCCTTGAAGTGTGCCATTCTCGATCGTGCCTGTTGCACTAATCAGCGTCTCAAACTGATGATTCGCGCCCCAAGTTTGCAGTGATGCGAGTGAGGTTGCAATTTTTGTCAAAGAAGCCGCAGGAACCGGAGTTGTACCCCGATTGCTGAATAGCAAATTCGCTCCAGATTGCAGCCAGATTCCTTGTTCGTCAGATTTTAGACCTTGAGAATTGAGGAATTTGAGATAGTCTTTGACAAGCTTTTCTGCTGTTGGATCGTTCGATCGCCAAAAAGGAGTTTGAACCGTTGTGTGAGCGATCATTTCACTCGGATCAAACGAAGTGGGTAATCCGGCAAGTTTGAGCCACCCTGACACTAATCCTGCACTCAACAGATCCAGCAAATCCCTTCCTCCTGTACGGTAAAAGAGTATCGTTCAACAACTGACTATGGCAAAGCCTGATCCGAATCGAATTTTACGACTTTTACCGATCGCTGTCGGCATTCTCGGCGGAAGTTTGTTATTCACCAATCGAATTCTCACCCCTGATCTGACCAATTCTCAAGCGCGATCCGATGTGATGGGCGTGATTTTGAGCGCGATTCTGATTCTGACGGGCTTAATCTGGCAGCAAATTCAACCCCGAACCCCGGATAGTGTCGAGTTGATTGGCGACGAAGGTTTTGAGCTTGATCCAGATTTGCCAGAAGCGGTAAAAACTGAGTTAGCTTGGGTGTCCCATATTTTGCTGACGAATACCGTTACGCGATCGCTAATCGTCTACTATCGCGGTAGAGTTCTTCTCCGTCGCGGCATTCTCAGCCCAAACAAAGAAGTGAAACTAGGCGCAATCTTGCAGCGAGTTCTCGATAAGCAAAAACCAATTTATCTAGTCGCGTTGAATGTTTACCCTGGAAAGATTGAGTTCGACTATCTGCCTGAAAATACTCAAGGCGTGATTTGTCAGCCGATCGGGAAAGATGGCGTTCTGATTTTAGGAGCGAATGCGCCTCGGAGTTATACGCGGCAGGACGAAAACTGGGTAAGTGCGATCGCAGAAAAACTCGATAATACGCTTAGCCAGCTATAGAGATTGCAAGCATCGTCGCTTAATTTCTCTCTAGCTGTGAGCGCTGCAAAATAAAACGACAAGTTGTAGCATAGTGAGATTACTTGGATTTAGTAATTATGCCATCTGCCAAGCCTCACCCGCTCCAGCGATTGTTTAACTACGATCGCGTTTATCGTTCTCAAGCTCTCCGTGCCAGCGTCTATTCAGTTCTCAACAAAGTCTTTGATCTCGCGCCGCCTTACTTAATCGGGATTGCGGTTGATATTGTGGTGAGTCGCGATCGCTCTTGGATTGCTGCACTCGGAATCACCGATCTCATCGGACAACTGACATTCATTTCATTCCTGACGCTGTTGATTTGGGGATTGGAATCGGTATTTGAATATTTCTACGATCGACAATGGCGAAATCTGGCTCAAAATATGCAGCATGATTTGCGGTTGGATGCCTACCAGCATTTACAAGAATTAGAGCTGAGCTTTTTTGAAACTGAAACTACAGGTAATCTACTTGCCATTCTCAATGATGATATTAATCAGCTTGAAAGATTTCTCGATAGTGGTGCAAATCAGATTTTGCAGTTTCTCACCACGGTATTGTTAGTAGGTGGAACATTTATTGCATTTGCACCTTCGGTTTCGTGGCTGGCACTGTTGCCGATTCCATTTATTTTGTGGGGATCGATCGTGTTTCAGAATCGATTGGCTCCACGATATGCGGATGTCAGACAGAAATCAGGATTGATTAGCGCAAGATTGGCGAATAACTTGTCGGGGATTGCGACGATTAAGAGTTTTACGGCGGAAGACTATGAACTCGATCGAGTCGGTGTAGAGAGTGGAGCGTATCGATCGAGTAATCGAAAAGCGATCGATCTTTCTGCGGCATTCGTTCCCTTGATTCGATTTGTGATTTTGATTGGATTTACGGCAACCTTGTTTCTCGGTGGAATTGAAGCTGCAAATGGTCGCCTTTCAGTCGGAACTTATGGCTTCATGGTGTTTATTATTCAGCGGTTGTTGTGGCCCTTTACAACATTGGGACAAACGCTAGATCAGTATCAAAGAGCAATGGCATCGATCAATCGCGTGATGAATCTCTTAGATACCCCGATCGAGATTCCAACCGGAAACCGATTGCTTCCCACACATCAAGTCAAAGGTGATGTGGACATTCAGAACATTACCTTTGCCTATCGCGATCGCACTCCTGCACTTAAAGAGCTATCGCTGCACATCCCTGCCGGACAAACGATCGGAATTGTAGGGGCAACAGGCTCAGGAAAAAGTACCTTAGTCAAACTGTTGCTTAGATTCTACGAGATTCAGCAAGGTCAGATTCTGATTGATGGCATTGATATTCGAGAATTGCAATTACGTGACCTACGACGTTGTATCGGTTGGGTCAGTCAGGAAGTGTTCCTATTTCATGGAACCGTTGCAGAGAACATCGCTTACGGCAGTTTCGATGCTAGTCGAGCAGAAGTCATTCAAGCGGCGAAACTTGCAGAAGCTCACGAATTTATTGCACAGTTGCCACAAGGCTATGACACGATCGTGGGTGAACGCGGTCAGAAACTATCTGGCGGACAAAGACAACGACTCGCGATCGCAAGAGCAATCCTTAAAGATCCGCCTATCTTGATTCTCGATGAAGCAACCTCTGCGGTGGATAACGAAACTGAAGCAGCCATTCAGCGATCGCTTGAAACCATCACACAGCACCGAACCACGATCGCGATCGCGCATCGGCTTTCAACAATCAGACAAGCTCACTGTATCTATGTGATGGAATACGGTCGCATTGTTGAGCAAGGAACTCATGAAGAGCTACTTGAACTCGATCGAGTGTATGCAGGACTGTGGCGGGTTCAATCGGGAATTCGAGCTTGAACAGGTCGGAGCTTCTCAATCTCAGGTTTTAGTTTGGATAGGTCAACAAAGCGATCGCACACATTGATCAAGCTATCACTGGTCATGGTCGGTAAGCTCACCACTTCGATTTGTACACCCCGGTAGGCAACGTGATCGACTGCATAAGTTAAATCACCTGTACCACTAAGCAGCACGATTCTGTCACAGTGCTGTGAGAGTGTGAGCATATCGACTGCCATTTCAATGTTCAAATCTGCTTTTCTAGAGCCGTCTGGATGTTGGATCAGGTCTTTAGCAACGACTCGATAGCCGTTGTGACGCATCCAAAGCAGAAATCGCTGTTGTTTTTCATTGGTGCGATCGACTCCGGTATAAAAGTAAGCTCGAACCAGCAATCGACCTTTGGTTAAACAATGCAATAAGCGGGTATAGTCAATTTCTAATCCAAGCTGCATTGCTGCGTAGAACAGATTTGCACCATCGATCAAAACGACGACTCGTTCTGGAGCTTCAGATAAGGGAGCTTGTATAGAAGGTGAATGGGTAGACGGAGACGATTGGGTCGATCGTGAAATTAATTGCATCGGAACCGCTCCTAGGAAAAATAGGGGTTAACGCTGCATTAAGAACCATAAAAGGTGACTTCGGTTGCCGCAAAGTGACCTGCAAACGGTAGAGTGATCTTGTAGAGATTCTAATCGTTCTCATAATTCTTAACACTTTCTTTAGATTTAACCTGATTTTTCTCTTCTTTGCTAAACGAAATCTGACAAAATACACAAAACTTAGCATTCTTAATCTTTCTTCATACTAGAGGCACTCGCAGCAATCCTGTTTCTCTAGAGAGACGAGAAGG contains:
- a CDS encoding ABC transporter ATP-binding protein; amino-acid sequence: MPSAKPHPLQRLFNYDRVYRSQALRASVYSVLNKVFDLAPPYLIGIAVDIVVSRDRSWIAALGITDLIGQLTFISFLTLLIWGLESVFEYFYDRQWRNLAQNMQHDLRLDAYQHLQELELSFFETETTGNLLAILNDDINQLERFLDSGANQILQFLTTVLLVGGTFIAFAPSVSWLALLPIPFILWGSIVFQNRLAPRYADVRQKSGLISARLANNLSGIATIKSFTAEDYELDRVGVESGAYRSSNRKAIDLSAAFVPLIRFVILIGFTATLFLGGIEAANGRLSVGTYGFMVFIIQRLLWPFTTLGQTLDQYQRAMASINRVMNLLDTPIEIPTGNRLLPTHQVKGDVDIQNITFAYRDRTPALKELSLHIPAGQTIGIVGATGSGKSTLVKLLLRFYEIQQGQILIDGIDIRELQLRDLRRCIGWVSQEVFLFHGTVAENIAYGSFDASRAEVIQAAKLAEAHEFIAQLPQGYDTIVGERGQKLSGGQRQRLAIARAILKDPPILILDEATSAVDNETEAAIQRSLETITQHRTTIAIAHRLSTIRQAHCIYVMEYGRIVEQGTHEELLELDRVYAGLWRVQSGIRA
- a CDS encoding NYN domain-containing protein, giving the protein MQLISRSTQSSPSTHSPSIQAPLSEAPERVVVLIDGANLFYAAMQLGLEIDYTRLLHCLTKGRLLVRAYFYTGVDRTNEKQQRFLLWMRHNGYRVVAKDLIQHPDGSRKADLNIEMAVDMLTLSQHCDRIVLLSGTGDLTYAVDHVAYRGVQIEVVSLPTMTSDSLINVCDRFVDLSKLKPEIEKLRPVQARIPD
- a CDS encoding D-alanyl-D-alanine carboxypeptidase, producing MLDLLSAGLVSGWLKLAGLPTSFDPSEMIAHTTVQTPFWRSNDPTAEKLVKDYLKFLNSQGLKSDEQGIWLQSGANLLFSNRGTTPVPAASLTKIATSLASLQTWGANHQFETLISATGTIENGTLQGDLIIQGGGDPLFGWEDAIAIGNALQKQGIKRVSGNLIITESFMMSFRDEAAKSGELLKKALNSKIWDEEIRDEFGAKEMIRPTIEIKGNVQTGSANPTQVLLKYRSLPLVQLLKYLNVHSQNEMSQLLADNLGGAKTVIEKASQAANISPDELRLVNGSGLGTDNRISPHAACAMFAAIERMMHPLNLSIADFFPTSGVDLDGTMENRTIPKHSVIKTGTLNQVSALAGVVPTRDRGLVWFAIINRGTDILELRHQQDLLLQALQKEWGSDVDATVIQPTELKQTAPEQRIEIMQNRG
- a CDS encoding cofactor assembly of complex C subunit B, whose protein sequence is MAKPDPNRILRLLPIAVGILGGSLLFTNRILTPDLTNSQARSDVMGVILSAILILTGLIWQQIQPRTPDSVELIGDEGFELDPDLPEAVKTELAWVSHILLTNTVTRSLIVYYRGRVLLRRGILSPNKEVKLGAILQRVLDKQKPIYLVALNVYPGKIEFDYLPENTQGVICQPIGKDGVLILGANAPRSYTRQDENWVSAIAEKLDNTLSQL